The Paeniglutamicibacter sulfureus genome includes a region encoding these proteins:
- the zwf gene encoding glucose-6-phosphate dehydrogenase: MLESARRPARNHHNPLRDRRDRRLDRIAGPSALVFFGITGDLARKKLMPAVYDLANRGLLPPNFAVVGFGRRDWSAEQFAAEARAWVKDHARTPFNETVWEQLASGFRFISGGFDDDEAFIALRETLDDLAKSRSTGKNHAFYLSIPPNSFETVCEQLSRHGLANDDSADAGWSRVVIEKPFGHDLASARELNEIVESVFPPDAVFRIDHYLGKETVQNLLAMRFANQLFEPLWNANHVDHVQITMAEDIGIGGRAGYYDGVGAARDVIQNHLLQLLALTAMEEPISFDAEHLRSEKEKILAAVRLPEDLAQASARGQYTSGWQGGEKVTGFLDEEGFNPASKTETYAAIKLEINTRRWAGVPFYLRAGKRLGRRVTEIAVAFKRAPNLLFTDHKDDVFGQNAIVIRVQPDEGVTIRFGSKVPGTSMEVRDVTMDFGYGHAFTESSPEAYERLILDVLLGEPPLFPRHEEVEQSWRILDPFEEHWASLPEQPEPYAPGSWGPASADELMARDGRTWRRP; the protein is encoded by the coding sequence ATGCTTGAGTCCGCTCGGCGCCCCGCGCGCAACCACCACAATCCCCTGCGTGACCGCCGGGACCGGCGGCTTGACCGCATCGCCGGGCCCTCCGCCCTGGTGTTCTTCGGCATCACCGGCGACCTGGCCCGCAAGAAGCTCATGCCCGCCGTCTACGACCTGGCCAACCGCGGCCTGCTGCCGCCGAACTTCGCCGTCGTCGGCTTCGGGCGCCGGGACTGGAGCGCGGAGCAGTTCGCCGCCGAGGCCAGGGCCTGGGTCAAGGACCACGCACGCACCCCCTTCAACGAGACCGTGTGGGAGCAGCTGGCCAGCGGGTTCCGGTTCATCTCCGGCGGGTTCGACGACGACGAAGCGTTCATCGCGCTGCGCGAGACCCTCGACGACCTGGCAAAAAGCCGCAGCACCGGCAAGAACCACGCCTTCTACCTCTCGATCCCGCCGAATTCCTTCGAGACCGTCTGCGAGCAGCTCTCGCGGCACGGTCTGGCCAACGACGACTCCGCCGACGCCGGCTGGTCACGGGTGGTCATCGAAAAGCCCTTCGGCCACGACCTGGCGTCCGCCCGCGAGCTGAACGAAATCGTCGAGTCGGTCTTCCCGCCCGACGCTGTCTTCCGCATCGACCACTACCTGGGCAAGGAGACGGTGCAGAACCTGCTGGCCATGCGCTTCGCCAACCAGCTCTTCGAGCCGCTGTGGAACGCCAACCACGTGGACCACGTGCAGATCACCATGGCCGAGGACATCGGCATCGGCGGGCGCGCGGGTTACTACGACGGGGTGGGTGCGGCCCGCGACGTCATCCAGAACCACCTGCTGCAGCTGCTGGCGCTGACGGCCATGGAGGAACCGATCTCCTTCGACGCCGAGCACCTGCGCAGCGAGAAGGAAAAGATCCTGGCCGCCGTGCGGCTGCCCGAAGACCTTGCGCAGGCAAGTGCCCGCGGCCAGTACACCTCCGGCTGGCAGGGCGGGGAGAAGGTCACCGGCTTCCTGGACGAGGAGGGCTTCAACCCCGCGTCCAAGACCGAGACCTACGCGGCCATCAAGCTGGAGATCAACACCCGCCGCTGGGCAGGGGTGCCGTTCTACCTGCGCGCCGGCAAGCGCCTGGGCCGCCGGGTCACCGAGATCGCCGTGGCGTTCAAGCGCGCCCCGAACCTGCTCTTCACCGACCACAAGGACGACGTGTTCGGGCAGAACGCCATCGTCATCCGGGTCCAGCCCGACGAAGGCGTGACCATCCGCTTCGGCTCCAAGGTCCCCGGGACCTCGATGGAGGTGCGCGACGTGACCATGGACTTTGGCTACGGACACGCGTTCACCGAGTCCTCCCCGGAGGCCTACGAGCGGCTGATCCTCGACGTGCTGCTGGGCGAGCCCCCGCTGTTCCCCCGCCACGAGGAGGTCGAGCAGTCCTGGCGCATCCTTGACCCGTTCGAGGAGCACTGGGCGTCGCTGCCCGAACAGCCCGAACCCTACGCCCCCGGCTCCTGGGGCCCGGCCTCGGCCGACGAATTGATGGCCCGCGACGGAAGGACATGGCGCCGCCCA